The following DNA comes from Hordeum vulgare subsp. vulgare chromosome 3H, MorexV3_pseudomolecules_assembly, whole genome shotgun sequence.
AAGAACTGCTAAATGGCAAATTACATTGGGAATCTGCTCTCCCTGCACCACTCCAGATAACTTAGTTTGATGGGCACCTTTTTAGTTCCACTTGAAATTTAGAGGATTTTGCGATAACCTCCATCAGAATATTTAAGGTTTTGGGCTGGCAAAGCAATGTGCAGGGGATGAAATTAAGCATCACTGCACTGGCTGCAGCTAAACCATTTTCTTGGAACTTTGGACAATAAACTACGATTCAGATGTTCAAAGCTATGAAATGCTTTTGCTGGAACTAGAACTGGAGCTAAAAGGGAAACTATGCCTCTGAAGCCATTTGTTCCAATTCTGGGCCAGCCGATGCACCAAAGTTAGGGAATGTACAACTATATACTACTCCCtgtgttcctaaatatttgtttgTTCAGTTCTCCACAACAACAAGTATcgtggtacagagggagtatcacATTTGATTTTCTATTCAATTAGCGTTTGTGTTGTATAGTAAGTTGTAACCATCGACCAGTATAATGTGATGACATTACATCAGAGCAACCAATAATGTGTACAAGACGCCACTGCAGCTCGTAATGACTTATCCTTGTCCTTCAGATGCCATACTTGTGTAGTTGGTCGTCGTTCCTATGGAATGGAAGATCTGATATATGATATGAGCTGCCCCCCATGAACCTGTTGCACGAATGATCAGTTGACGCGGGGGTTACCTCTATCGACTAGCATTGGGTGAGTACCAGACCGAAGAAGACGGCGGCGACGGGTCCGTCTCCGGAGTCGGGCGATTAGGAGCGGCGCGTCTGCAGATGGGATGCGGCGGAAAGATGTGGTGCTGGGGATGGAGGATTCGTGGCGAGCAGTGGCGGCGGCGCGTGAGGCACGGTCCAGTTCGCCGGCGCCGGCAACAGCGGCGCGCCGCGGATGAGGGTACCGCCGCTAGTCTTGGAGTCGGGGGATGAGGACGGCCCAATAGTCCAGTACCCAGCCAAGCCCACCAAATGTCGCGGACAGGAAGCGCAGGGAAGCGTGGTTGAATAGCGTGGTTGAATAGCGCAGGGATTCATGTCGATGCAGGCATCAGACCTTGGATGGCTGCGGTCTTCCATGACAATAGTGGGGTTTACTTAGGCAGCTCAACTCTAGGTATTGAATCAATGAAAAAATAAAGTGCTATGTCAAAATAACGGCACCTTAAATATATGCTATTAGGAAGACGTTGTACATAGATTTTTCTTAACGAGTCATTTCTCAAAATACTATAGCTTACTATTAGCAACGCTATGGCACGTTATTTTTTTCACTGCTATGGATTAATATGCATGACTGCACGAGGTCAAGTCGTTGTTCTCCAGAAGTACTAGAGAGAAAATGAATGAATCAGAGGTGTGTGTGGAGTACATACACTGTCCATGCCGACCAGGGAACAGAGATAACGAGGCTAGAGCTTCCTCCCAGCTTCAAGGCCTCGATCAGGTGCCGCGCAGCTTCCTCCCAGCGTGATCTTGTGATCGAGAATGATTTCCATTCTATAAACAGCAGCAGCTAGCGAGGATAGTGGTAGTGCCACCCTCGTCTGGACGCAATCAAGGAGTGAGAAGTGGCTCCATATGCTTGATGGCATATGATAGCTAGGCCAGTCAACAAGGCCTCCAGCCGCTGTCAGCCAACATGCATGCCCCCAGTCGTAGGGTACTTCTTGCAAAGTGATCTTCATTTTACATCACTGCTGACAAAGCATATGGCAGATCGGTAATGAACAAAGATGTGCAATCTGGGCAAAAAAACCCAGTCTACCACTATGTTGTATGGTATACTTATACTAGAAGTCTAGAAAtagttttgttttccttttcgaaATGGACGCAGAAAAGTTGCTTCATTCCCTAACTAACGAGTTGAGATAAATTAACAAGCAGAAAAAAACACATAGTCCCGCTTCGATACACCCCCCTCACAAATAGTATAAAGGGTAATATAGACCTTTCCCTAACAGTATTCAGTTTTGGTATATACATGATGGGTCACACATAAACTGTTGCTGAACGGAAGTGAACAGGATCAGAGAAACACAAGGAATACTCCTGCAATTCCATACTTGACAATTCAATAGGACTATCCATGACACATGTAAGTTTGACCGTTTCATCCAAATCAGCATGCATAATTTTTGAGATGAATCATTGTGTTGCTATCATTTCTTGAAAAAATGCATACTCTCCCAGGATGATATTTTGCCAAAAACCATGTTTTATATGGTAACACCTATGCAAGATCTGGTCGCATTTTTCTGCCATGTTTGCCGATTTCTTACAGCCAAAATAATTTTACAGATGTAATTCCTGTTTTTATTCTTGAAGACGTACATATATAATACGAGAGGGACTAACCGACTAAGAAGCAAACAGTCTGCAAGAATGTTAGGTTGTTTTATGCTGACCCTTGAACGATTCAACGGACAGATCATGTCCCTGTCTGCTATTCCCTACCACTCCTCCACTCTAGATGTCAGTCTGTCACAGCCACATGACACCTATCACAAGTTTGCAATTGAGAGACTGGTTAAAGCTAACGGGTGCACATAAATCATAACACACAGATGGCAGTGGTGAGTACCCCTTCGGCTCCCTCCTGCCTCACCTTCTCCTCCCCGTTGCCACCGTGTGGCCAGCCGCAACTCCGGTTAGAGATCGCGTACGAAGCTCGATCAGGGCGAGAAGGTGCCCACCGTGTATATAAATCTCAGTCAGGGGAGAAGGTGCCCACCTTCTCTTTGTGCCACGATCAATCAAACAGTATCGCCTACAGCTGAAAGTCCCTTGCCTGCACCCCCGGCTAAGGTAACACCTACGACACCAAGTGCTCTGCATCTTTTAAGGTCCGTTTGATATATTTAAGCCATTAAATGCGTTTCTAAGCACTTCATAAATATAATTCAAATCTAAAGTTCATGAAAAAGTTGGCGAAATTGATATGAGAAATACCAATTGCAAATTATGTAGGCCTTACCCAAGAAATTGATTTGAAAAATACCAACCTCTATCAGCTTTAGCATGCCCCAAACCAAAGGTACTTCTTGCAAACTGATCTTCACTCAACATCACTGCTGACAAAGATGTGCAACTTGGGAAAACAAAAACCAGTATACCActattttatactccctccgtcccaaaataagtgtcttaagcttaatagagctagtataaagttgagacacttattttgggacggagggagtatgatataATTATATTAGAAGTCTATAAGTATGTTTACTTTTCTTTACTAAATGGAAGCAGAAGAGTTGCCTCATTCTGTAACTAAAGAGTTGAGATACATTAACAAGTAGCAAACCTTTTCCAAAAATAATTAACAAGTAGCAACAAAAAAATCACAGGCTCTGAGAAACACAAGGAAAAAAAAATTCAACTCTCCCCGGATGATATTTTACCAAGAAGAATGCTTTTATATGATAACACCTATGCAAGATCTGATCGCATTAACTGTCGTGTTTGCATAGCTCTTAGAGTCAAAATCATGAAACAACGCATTATCTGGATGTAactcttcttttttatttcctgaAAACATATAGATATAATCCCTATCATTCTTCCAGGCTGTTAGCTGTCAGTCTACTGTCATAGCCACAGGAGCCCTATCTCCAGTTTGCAATTGAGACTCTGCTTCAAGTTAACGAGTGCAATCAGAAATCATATCACAAAGGAACAAATGGCAGTGGTGAGTGCCACTTCggctctccacctcctgcctctcctcctcctcctcctccccgttgCCACCATCGCGAACAGTACATCCGTGGGCATTATCATTGATACGAATGCAAGCAGATCGCCTACAGCTAAAAGACCCATGCCCGCACCCCCGGCCAAGGTAACACCTACGGCCCCAAGTGATCCACCTGCATCCCCGGCCACGGTAACACCTATGACCCCAAGTACTCTGCCAGCACCTATTGGGACAACAAGCATGAAAGAGAAACCCTTCACTGTAAGAAGAGATGTTGCAATTTTAGCTCCTGTAGGTGGCTTCATGTTGCTAGGTTTTTACAAACATATTTTTTCACAAAACAACAGACAAAAAAACTGTGCCTCtcttgaaagaaaataaaaacggGTTTTTCGTTTCTGAAAGGCACGACCGCGAAGCAAACctgtgcctctcgcggaaacaAAATCATGCCTTTTacgaaagaaaaaacaaaaataaaatcacCTTTTTATTTTCGAGAGGCATGACCGTGCCATTCGCAAAAGTTAATCCGTACCTCTAGCAGAAGCAAAACCGTTCGAATCAcgaaagagaaagaaaacagaaaacatgttttttttttcGTTTCCGAGGCATGGTCGTGCCTCTTGCGAAAGCAAATCCATGCCTATCGCGAAACTAAACTATAACTTTcgcggaaaaaggaaaaaaacaaaaaacatgtttttattttatttttgggaggGTCCTCTCATGCCAAAAAAAAACCGTGCTTTTGGACACGTTTTATTTtgtgcaaaagctaaaaaaagggcaaaaaacaaaacacaaaaagaaatccACCTAAAAAGTCAAAAAACGTGTgcgataaaataaaaaataaaaaatcaaagggAACACTCAGAGAATGGCACGTGACGATGACTAAGAACACAACACGTAGGAATGATCGTTAAAACGCTTATGCTAGCCAATTAGTTGCTCTCCAGGCGACCAATATATTGACAAGCGAGGCTCTTCAACAGCGCTCGCACGAGCATTCCAGGCTGCAGCCCAACTTGGTACCTTGCTCCGCTAGACTGCTTCGCTCGCTCGCCTGGATTACTGTACTAAAATAAGTGTTGTTTGTTTTCAGGAAAAACATAGCCTTTGGTTTTTGTACATTAAAAAAtcgtaaattcatttttttcacgGATTTAAACAAAGTTCACAATTTTCTTAAAAAAAATTGCGAATTTGAAAAGATGTACACGAAATTGAATTTTTGTCACAAATATCAGAATcgttcatgattttgaaaaaaaacatgAATTGTAAGAAGGTTCAGGGATTTGAGAAAACATTAATGAATTTCAGAAAAgttcttaatttttttttcagatttgactaatagcatagaaaactggctatgtttgaaaaaagttcatgcatttgaatacaattcataatttttttaaaaaataaaaggaaaatcagaatggaaaaataaaattcaaacaaAAAACCGGAAGAACAAACAAAAATATATGAACCGAAAACTAGTCGAAATCTTCTAGAAGCTTCCGCAAATGCATCACATAGCGTTTTCTGGATTGGATTGTGGGAAGAAGAAAGGTTTTCTAGATTGAGCGTGAAAAAACTGAAGTAACCAGTTTGTATGAACACATATTTGGGAGCTCCacattcacacacacacaaaatattTGCGAGCTCCACAGTAGTGCTTATGGAGTCCCTCGAAAATGCTGGCACTCGCGTGAAAGTTCTCATGGGCTGTGGCCCATAAAGCAATTCACTCTGGCTGTCGGGACCACCTCACTTgcctaaaaaaaaaaaaaacttgcctCGCCAAACCGCCAACCACCTCCGTCGATCCGACTGGTTCAAAGAAAAAGCCAAACATTCATTCGTTCAGTAGAAAAACCGACTTCTGAATTTTATTGGATAAATAAATTCATACGTTCAAAAAAATAATCATGGATTTACTTGAGAAATTCCCACACTTGCAAAAAATGTGCTCGCAATTAAGTAGTTGTGGTGAGTTAGACATGGATGCATACGCTTGACGGGGCATGTCTGTCAGTCAAGGAGGCCTCCGGCTGCTTGGACTGCTTCCAGGGAGCTGCCGACTGGTGTCAACTTCAGCTTGTCTCCACCACCAAAGTGCTTCTTCCTTGcccgttcaaaaaaaaaaaagtgctTCTTCCTTGATCTGCTGCCTCCATATATATTCCACATCAGAATGCCACAGCAAAACATAAAGCAGATcaggaatgagcaaagatgagcaATCTGGCAAGTCTCCAACATAAAAAAAGAAGTTGATATGCAATCTCTGAGGACGACATTTACCGAACAGAGCGTTTTACTAATGTAAGATTTCCTCGGATGTACATTTCTTACCGACAAAATCACCAAACAACACATTATACAGATGtattctttttataatcattacaCGGACGCACTGTACAAATGTATGTAATCCTTTTTACAATTTGGATTCGGAAGGGACTAACAAGTCCTGCAAAAGTCTGGTCCTACCAAACGGTTGTCACTGTGCAGCATGTTGAAGAGGCTAGCTGTTGTATGCTGACCGTGGAACGGAATAATTCAACGGTGTCTCTGTTATCCCCACTCTTCCACTCCGTTAGCTGTCACACTATAGATCATGAGCCCTATTGCAAGTTTGCAACCTAGACCGTCTCTGATTCTCcagttctcttcctcttcctcttccaggCATTGATGGGCGCCGCTTCCGCTCTCTTCCTCTTCGTCCTCGTTATCACGGGCGAGGCCGCCACACTAGGAATCACCAACCAATGCTCCTACACCGTGTGGCCGGCCGTCGTGCCGGGAGGTGGCCGGCAGCTCGATCCAGGGGAGGCATGGGTGCTGGACGTCCCCGCCGGCAACACATCCGGCCGCGTCTGGGCACGGACGGGCTGCACGTTCCATGGCGAAGGTAACGTGTCGTCGTGCCAAACTGGTGACTGCGGCGGCTTGCTCGCCTGCACAGCCTATGGCCGGCCGCCCAGCACGCTCGGTGAGTTCGCGTTTGGCGGCCTCAACGCCGTGGATTCCTTCGACATCTCCTTCATGGACGGCTTCAACGTGCCCATGGACTTCCTGCCGGTGCCGGTTCAGGTTCAAGGAAGGGCAGGGTGCGTCAAGGGGCCGCGCTGTCCAGCCAACATCACATCGCAGTGCCCAACAGAGCTGAAGGCTCCGGGGGGTTGTAACAGTGCATGCAGGGTGTTGAAGCAGGACAAATACTGCTGTACCGGGAGCGCGGCACACAATTGCAGCACCACCAACTACTCGGTCTTCTTTAAGAAGATGTGCCCAGATGCCTACAGCTACCCCAAGGATGATCCCAGCAGCACTTTCAGTTGCCCGACGGGCACCAACTACCAGGTCGTCTTTTGTCCCCTGATGAATCAAGCAATGTCGCCTCCAGCTGAAAGTCCCGTGGCTCTGCCTGCGCCTATTGGGCCAACAAGCATGAAACCAAAATCCTCCACTGTAACAAGAGTTGTGACAATTCTAGCTCCTGTAGGCAGCTTCATTTTGCttaccgtcgtcttcctcctcgcctacTTTATATGTAAGCGGAGAACACATAGACAAcatgagatggaggaggaggaagagtttgGGGAGCTACAAGGAACACCAATCAGGTTCACATATCAACAGCTAAAAGCAGCAACCGAGCAATTTGCAGACAAGCTAGGGGAAGGAGGATTTGGGTCTGTTTTCAAGGGAAAATTTGGGGATGAAATGATTGCAGTAAAACGTTTGGATCGAGCTGGTCAGGGCAAAAGAGAATTTTCTGCAGAGGTTCAGACAATTGGCAGGATTCATCATATTAATCTGGTGAGTTTGATTGGTTTCTGTGCAGAGAAATCCTATAGGCTCCTGGTGTATGAGTATATGCACAAAGGATCCTTGGATAGATGGATCTATTGTCGACATGACAACGATGCTCCTCCTTTGGATTGGAGCATCCGGTGCAAAATTATCACTCACATAGCTAAGGGTCTCTCTTATCTTCACGAGGAGTGCACAAAACGGATTGCTCATTTGGATGTCAAACCACAAAACATCCTCTTAGATGATGAATTCAATGCTAAACTTTCTGATTTTGGACTATGCAAGCTCATTGATAGGGATATGAGCCAGGTGGTTACTAGAATGAGAGGCACACCTGGATATTTAGCTCCTGAATGGTTAACATCGCAAATCACAGAAAAGGCTGACGTCTACAGCTTTGGTGTTGTGGTCATGGAAGTCATCAGCGGAAGAAAGAACCTCGACACTTCCCGGTCAGAAGAGAGCATCCATCTTATTACCCTATTGGAGGAAAAGGTTAAAAACGACCACTTGGTAGATTTGATTGACAGGAACAGCAACGACATGCAAGCACATAAGCAGGATGCAATTCAGATGATGAAGCTCGCGATGTGGTGTTTGCAGATTGATTGCCAAAGAAGGCCTAAAATGTCTGAGGTGGTCAAGGTCTTGGAAGGTGCCATGAGTGCAGACAACAATATTGATCATAACTTTGTTGTTGCTAGGAATGTGATCTCCTCAGTTCCACCTCTATCTTCACATGTATCGGGGCCCAACTGAAATGAGGCAATTCTGGAAAGATAGGCAATTAGATAATGGGCAGGACAGGAGATTTTCTTATGTAAATCAAAAGCCATGATATGTTGTATTTTTTGTCAGATTACTACAACCTGAAGCCGCTCAGCTTTAACTAATTCCGTTGTAATTTCTTTGTCCAGTTACCTCTGTTTCGGGTTACTTTAGAAACTTGAAATTAATAGCATGTCCAAAAATGTTACTGAAGAAAGCAGATAAATGCGCAGAATTGAAGTGGTTTTAAGTTCTACAAAATTTGCACTGCTATTTTTTTTTTACGAAGTTAGGTGATGTACTTAAAGTTTGTAAGCATAAGAAGATGTCACGGTTTCCTCAATGAAAAAGATTTCAAGGATGGCTTAAATCTTTCGAATTAGAAGAACTGCTAAATGGCAAATTACATTGGGAATCTGCTCTCCCTGCACCACTCCAGATAACTTAGTTTGATGGGCACCTTTTTAGTTCCACTTGAAATTTAGAGGATTTTGCGATAACCTCCATCAGAATATTTAAGGTTTTGGGCTGGCAAAGCAATGTGCAGGGGATGAAATTAAGCATCACTGCACTGGCTGCAGCTAAACCATTTTCTTGGAACTTTGGACAATAAACTACGATTCAGATGTTCAAAGCTATGAAATGCTTTTGCTGGAACTAGAACTGGAGCTAAAAGGGAAACTATGCCTCTGAAGCCATTTGTTCCAATTCTGGGCCAGCCGATGCACCAAAGTTAGGGAATGTACAACTATATACTACTCCCtgtgttcctaaatatttgtttgTTCAGTTCTCCACAACAACAAGTATcgtggtacagagggagtatcacATTTGATTTTCTATTCAATTAGCGTTTGTGTTGTATAGTAAGTTGTAACCATCGACCAGTATAATGTGATGACATTACATCAGAGCAACCAATAATGTGTACAAGACGCCACTGCAGCTCGTAATGACTTATCCTTGTCCTTCAGATGCCATACTTGTGTAGTTGGTCGTCGTTCCTATGGAATGGAAGATCTGATATATGATATGAGCTGCCCCCCATGAACCTGTTGCACGAATGATCAGTTGACGCGGGGGTTACCTCTATCGACTAGCATTGGGTGAGTACCAGACCGAAGAAGACGGCGGCGACGGGTCCGTCTCCGGAGTCGGGCGATTAGGAGCGGCGCGTCTGCAGATGGGATGCGGCGGAAAGATGTGGTGCTGGGGATGGAGGATTCGTGGCGAGCAGTGGCGGCGGCGCGTGAGGCACGGTCCAGTTCGCCGGCGCCGGCAACAGCGGCGCGCCGCGGATGAGGGTACCGCCGCTAGTCTTGGAGTCGGGGGATGAGGACGGCCCAATAGTCCAGTACCCAGCCAAGCCCACCAAATGTCGCGGACAGGAAGCGCAGGGAAGCGTGGTTGAATAGCGTGGTTGAATAGCGCAGGGATTCATGTCGATGCAGGCATCAGACCTTGGATGGCTGCGGTCTTCCATGACAATAGTGGGGTTTACTTAGGCAGCTCAACTCTAGGTATTGAATCAATGAAAAAATAAAGTGCTATGTCAAAATAACGGCACCTTAAATATATGCTATTAGGAAGACGTTGTACATAGATTTTTCTTAACGAGTCATTTCTCAAAATACTATAGCTTACTATTAGCAACGCTATGGCACGTTATTTTTTTCACTGCTATGGATTAATATGCATGACTGCACGAGGTCAAGTCGTTGTTCTCCAGAAGTACTAGAGAGAAAATGAATGAATCAGAGGTGTGTGTGGAGTACATACACTGTCCATGCCGACCAGGGAACAGAGATAACGAGGCTAGAGCTTCCTCCCAGCTTCAAGGCCTCGATCAGGTGCCGCGCAGCTTCCTCCCAGCGTGATCTTGTGATCGAGAATGATTTCCATTCTATAAACAGCAGCAGCTAGCGAGGATAGTGGTAGTGCCACCCTCGTCTGGACGCAATCAAGGAGTGAGAAGTGGCTCCATATGCTTGATGGCATATGATAGCTAGGCCAGTCAACAAGGCCTCCAGCCGCTGTCAGCCAACATGCATGCCCCCAGTCGTAGGGTACTTCTTGCAAAGTGATCTTCATTTTACATCACTGCTGACAAAGCATATGGCAGATCGGTAATGAACAAAGATGTGCAATCTGGGCAAAAAAACCCAGTCTACCACTATGTTGTATGGTATACTTATACTAGAAGTCTAGAAAtagttttgttttccttttcgaaATGGACGCAGAAAAGTTGCTTCATTCCCTAACTAACGAGTTGAGATAAATTAACAAGCAGAAAAAAACACATAGTCCCGCTTCGATACACCCCCCTCACAAATAGTATAAAGGGTAATATAGACCTTTCCCTAACAGTATTCAGTTTTGGTATATACATGATGGGTCACACATAAACTGTTGCTGAACGGAAGTGAACAGGATCAGAGAAACACAAGGAATACTCCTGCAATTCCATACTTGACAATTCAATAGGACTATCCATGACACATGTAAGTTTGACCGTTTCATCCAAATCAGCATGCATAATTTTTGAGATGAATCATTGTGTTGCTATCATTTCTTGAAAAAATGCATACTCTCCCAGGATGATATTTTGCCAAAAACCATGTTTTATATGGTAACACCTATGCAAGATCTGGTCGCATTTTTCTGCCATGTTTGCCGATTTCTTACAGCCAAAATAATTTTACAGATGTAATTCCTGTTTTTATTCTTGAAGACGTACATATATAATACGAGAGGGACTAACCGACTAAGAAGCAAACAGTCTGCAAGAATGTTAGGTTGTTTTATGCTGACCCTTGAACGATTCAACGGACAGATCATGTCCCTGTCTGCTATTCCCTACCACTCCTCCACTCTAGATGTCAGTCTGTCACAGCCACATGACACCTATCACAAGTTTGCAATTGAGAGACTGGTTAAAGCTAACGGGTGCACATAAATCATAACACACAGATGGCAGTGGTGAGTACCCCTTCGGCTCCCTCCTGCCTCACCTTCTCCTCCCCGTTGCCACCGTGTGGCCAGCCGCAACTCCGGTTAGAGATCGCGTACGAAGCTCGATCAGGGCGAGAAGGTGCCCACCGTGTATATAAATCTCAGTCAGGGGAGAAGGTGCCCACCTTCTCTTTGTGCCACGATCAATCAAACAGTATCGCCTACAGCTGAAAGTCCCTTGCCTGCACCCCCGGCTAAGGTAACACCTACGACACCAAGTGCTCTGCATCTTTTAAGGTCCGTTTGATATATTTAAGCCATTAAATGCGTTTCTAAGCACTTCATAAATATAATTCAAATCTAAAGTTCATGAAAAAGTTGGCGAAATTGATATGAGAAATACCAATTGCAAATTATGTAGGCCTTACCCAAGAAATTGATTTGAAAAATACCAACCTCTATCAGCTTTAGCATGCCCCAAACCAAAGGTACTTCTTGCAAACTGATCTTCACTCAACATCACTGCTGACAAAGATGTGCAACTTGGGAAAACAAAAACCAGTATACCActattttatactccctccgtcccaaaataagtgtcttaagcttaatagagctagtataaagttgagacacttattttgggacggagggagtatgatataATTATATTAGAAGTCTATAAGTATGTTTACTTTTCTTTACTAAATGGAAGCAGAAGAGTTGCCTCATTCTGTAACTAAAGAGTTGAGATACATTAACAAGTAGCAAACCTTTTCCAAAAATAATTAACAAGTAGCAACAAAAAAATCACAGGCTCTGAGAAACACAAGGAAAAAAAAATTCAACTCTCCCCGGATGATATTTTACCAAGAAGAATGCTTTTATATGATAACACCTATGCAAGATCTGATCGCATTAACTGTCGTGTTTGCATAGCTCTTAGAGTCAAAATCATGAAACAACGCATTATCTGGATGTAactcttcttttttatttcctgaAAACATATAGATATAATCCCTATCATTCTTCCAGGCTGTTAGCTGTCAGTCTACTGTCATAGCCACAGGAGCCCTATCTCCAGTTTGCAATTGAGACTCTGCTTCAAGTTAACGAGTGCAATCAGAAATCATATCACAAAGGAACAAATGGCAGTGGTGAGTGCCACTTCggctctccacctcctgcctctcctcctcctcctcctccccgttgCCACCATCGCGAACAGTACATCCGTGGGCATTATCATTGATACGAATGCAAGCAGATCGCCTACAGCTAAAAGACCCATGCCCGCACCCCCGGCCAAGGTAACACCTACGGCCCCAAGTGATCCACCTGCATCCCCGGCCACGGTAACACCTATGACCCCAAGTACTCTGCCAGCACCTATTGGGACAACAAGCATGAAAGAGAAACCCTTCACTGTAAGAAGAGATGTTGCAATTTTAGCTCCTGTAGGTGGCTTCATGTTGCTAGGTTTTTACAAACATATTTTTTCACAAAACAACAGACAAAAAAACTGTGCCTCtcttgaaagaaaataaaaacggGTTTTTCGTTTCTGAAAGGCACGACCGCGAAGCAAACctgtgcctctcgcggaaacaAAATCATGCCTTTTacgaaagaaaaaacaaaaataaaatcacCTTTTTATTTTCGAGAGGCATGACCGTGCCATTCGCAAAAGTTAATCCGTACCTCTAGCAGAAGCAAAACCGTTCGAATCAcgaaagagaaagaaaacagaaaacatgttttttttttcGTTTCCGAGGCATGGTCGTGCCTCTTGCGAAAGCAAATCCATGCCTATCGCGAAACTAAACTATAACTTTcgcggaaaaaggaaaaaaacaaaaaacatgtttttattttatttttgggaggGTCCTCTCATGCCAAAAAAAAAACCGTGCTTTTGGACACGTTTTATTTtgtgcaaaagctaaaaaaaggg
Coding sequences within:
- the LOC123439151 gene encoding PR5-like receptor kinase isoform X1, with product MGAASALFLFVLVITGEAATLGITNQCSYTVWPAVVPGGGRQLDPGEAWVLDVPAGNTSGRVWARTGCTFHGEGNVSSCQTGDCGGLLACTAYGRPPSTLGEFAFGGLNAVDSFDISFMDGFNVPMDFLPVPVQVQGRAGCVKGPRCPANITSQCPTELKAPGGCNSACRVLKQDKYCCTGSAAHNCSTTNYSVFFKKMCPDAYSYPKDDPSSTFSCPTGTNYQVVFCPLMNQAMSPPAESPVALPAPIGPTSMKPKSSTVTRVVTILAPVGSFILLTVVFLLAYFICKRRTHRQHEMEEEEEFGELQGTPIRFTYQQLKAATEQFADKLGEGGFGSVFKGKFGDEMIAVKRLDRAGQGKREFSAEVQTIGRIHHINLVSLIGFCAEKSYRLLVYEYMHKGSLDRWIYCRHDNDAPPLDWSIRCKIITHIAKGLSYLHEECTKRIAHLDVKPQNILLDDEFNAKLSDFGLCKLIDRDMSQVVTRMRGTPGYLAPEWLTSQITEKADVYSFGVVVMEVISGRKNLDTSRSEESIHLITLLEEKVKNDHLVDLIDRNSNDMQAHKQDAIQMMKLAMWCLQIDCQRRPKMSEVVKVLEGAMSADNNIDHNFVVARNVISSVPPLSSHVSGPN
- the LOC123439151 gene encoding PR5-like receptor kinase isoform X2, translated to MAVVSATSALHLLPLLLLLLVITGEAATLGITNQCSYTVWPAVVPGGGRQLDPGEAWVLDVPAGNTSGRVWARTGCTFHGEGNVSSCQTGDCGGLLACTAYGRPPSTLGEFAFGGLNAVDSFDISFMDGFNVPMDFLPVPVQVQGRAGCVKGPRCPANITSQCPTELKAPGGCNSACRVLKQDKYCCTGSAAHNCSTTNYSVFFKKMCPDAYSYPKDDPSSTFSCPTGTNYQVVFCPLMNQAMSPPAESPVALPAPIGPTSMKPKSSTVTRVVTILAPVGSFILLTVVFLLAYFICKRRTHRQHEMEEEEEFGELQGTPIRFTYQQLKAATEQFADKLGEGGFGSVFKGKFGDEMIAVKRLDRAGQGKREFSAEVQTIGRIHHINLVSLIGFCAEKSYRLLVYEYMHKGSLDRWIYCRHDNDAPPLDWSIRCKIITHIAKGLSYLHEECTKRIAHLDVKPQNILLDDEFNAKLSDFGLCKLIDRDMSQVVTRMRGTPGYLAPEWLTSQITEKADVYSFGVVVMEVISGRKNLDTSRSEESIHLITLLEEKVKNDHLVDLIDRNSNDMQAHKQDAIQMMKLAMWCLQIDCQRRPKMSEVVKVLEGAMSADNNIDHNFVVARNVISSVPPLSSHVSGPN